A region from the Treponema pallidum subsp. pallidum str. Nichols genome encodes:
- the lgt gene encoding prolipoprotein diacylglyceryl transferase, with amino-acid sequence MLSIVYPSWIRPEIIPSFPYFRWYGFMYVVAFSIAYILFRYQVRRGELDKWSRVSEPVTQDDIMSFFTWTILGILIGARVFSTMVYEVDLLYMRKPWLIFWPFSLQTGEWVGLRGMSYHGGLIGALVGGGLWTQSHGRSFLAWADVAAASTPLGYTFGRIGNFLNAELYGRITDIPIGMIFPNVPLSDMFPASEPWVREFAQRVGIHVQEGARLVNLPRHPSQIYEAFFEGIVLWCILWCARRVKTYNGFLVCLYVVGYGVFRFFIEYFRQPDAHLGYRFSATQSSPIYLFQSWSDVSTGQILCVLMILAGLGGMFALSAYHKRDSVRKARV; translated from the coding sequence ATGTTGAGTATTGTCTATCCGTCGTGGATTCGTCCGGAAATAATTCCTTCTTTTCCCTATTTTCGCTGGTACGGCTTCATGTATGTGGTTGCATTCAGTATCGCGTACATACTGTTTCGCTACCAGGTGCGGCGCGGTGAGCTTGATAAATGGAGTCGGGTGAGCGAGCCTGTCACGCAGGATGACATTATGAGTTTTTTTACGTGGACGATTCTGGGCATTTTAATAGGGGCGCGTGTTTTTTCCACCATGGTGTATGAGGTCGATTTGCTGTATATGCGCAAGCCATGGCTGATTTTTTGGCCGTTTTCTTTGCAAACGGGTGAGTGGGTTGGATTGCGAGGAATGTCGTACCACGGTGGGTTAATTGGCGCGCTCGTGGGGGGTGGCTTGTGGACTCAGTCGCATGGGAGAAGCTTTCTTGCATGGGCCGATGTCGCTGCAGCGTCAACTCCACTTGGGTATACTTTTGGAAGAATTGGTAATTTCCTTAATGCTGAATTATATGGGCGTATTACTGATATCCCCATCGGCATGATTTTCCCGAATGTTCCCTTATCTGACATGTTTCCTGCCTCTGAACCTTGGGTGAGGGAGTTTGCACAGAGGGTGGGGATTCACGTGCAAGAAGGTGCACGGCTCGTGAATTTGCCTCGTCACCCTAGCCAAATCTATGAAGCTTTTTTTGAAGGAATTGTGCTGTGGTGTATTTTGTGGTGTGCGCGTCGGGTAAAAACGTATAACGGCTTTTTGGTGTGTTTGTATGTGGTGGGGTACGGAGTGTTTCGTTTTTTTATTGAGTATTTTCGTCAGCCTGATGCGCATTTGGGGTACAGGTTTTCCGCCACGCAATCGTCTCCGATTTACCTTTTCCAGTCATGGAGTGATGTTTCCACCGGGCAGATTCTGTGTGTTCTAATGATTCTCGCAGGTTTGGGTGGGATGTTCGCACTTTCGGCGTATCACAAGCGGGATAGTGTGCGGAAAGCGCGTGTATGA
- a CDS encoding DUF4954 family protein, with the protein MRVQILDLPSFGYHFITQTHIPRGKDEYYLRFSQSAEPPRAWRPLSKEEIHTLIQKGNHCDTWHDVLVADPFDASLIRNSSFAGLVRIASLERRLLRYHDFTVPTGITHSTLISCDVGENCAIHHCAYISHYIIGNHVILSRIDELCTTNHAKFGAGIIKDGEQEAVRITIDPLNETGGRKIFPFVGMIAADAFLWACHRDRTLLMQRFESMTQQQHDTRRGYYGTIETQSVIKSCRIIKDVCFGPGSYVKGANKLKNLTVQSSLQEPTQIGEGVELVNGVIGYGCRVFYGVKAVRFVLGNNCALKYGTRLIHSVLGDNSTISCCEVLNALIFPYHEQHHNNSFLIAALIRGQSNIAAGSTIGSNHNTRKNDGEIIAGRGFWSGLASTLKHNCRFASFVLITGKNYPAELDIPFPFSLVTNNERENRLEIMPAYYWLYNMYAIERNEKKFAARDKRKTKTQTVEISVFAPDTIGEIENALALLDSAIERAWVNAGNSALTAEDIVLKHPTKAQTIPVLLTGIEHSTRSTLVLKPLEARKAYRDILIWYCTKTLLSFFEQTTRCISHFTSHDPKTITHNWVNMGGQLVPEDKFETLLQNIETGKFKSWHHIHKEYDALAATYETDKALHAYAVLCSLARTRIDAPLLCTYVQHAITIEKYRVTQIHKTRCKDYLNPFREITYRNPLERNAVLGTPEEDQLIRTTEEESAHLCALYARYIAPPHLG; encoded by the coding sequence ATGCGTGTGCAAATTTTAGACCTACCCTCTTTTGGATACCACTTCATCACACAAACCCATATCCCTCGCGGAAAAGACGAGTACTATCTCCGCTTTTCCCAGAGCGCCGAACCCCCACGTGCATGGAGACCATTGTCTAAGGAGGAAATTCACACCCTTATACAAAAGGGCAATCACTGCGATACCTGGCACGACGTTTTAGTAGCAGATCCGTTCGACGCGTCACTCATACGTAATTCATCATTTGCAGGGCTCGTACGCATCGCGTCGCTCGAGCGACGCCTTCTGCGATATCACGACTTTACCGTACCAACCGGTATTACCCACAGTACACTCATTTCGTGCGACGTCGGAGAAAATTGCGCCATCCATCACTGCGCATATATTTCTCACTACATAATTGGAAATCATGTCATCCTCAGCAGGATTGATGAGCTGTGTACCACTAACCACGCAAAATTCGGCGCAGGAATTATAAAAGACGGAGAACAAGAAGCAGTCCGCATCACCATTGATCCTCTCAACGAAACAGGCGGACGGAAAATATTTCCCTTCGTAGGGATGATCGCAGCAGACGCGTTTTTGTGGGCATGCCACCGAGACAGAACATTGCTCATGCAACGCTTCGAGTCAATGACTCAACAACAACACGACACTCGCCGCGGATACTACGGAACGATTGAAACACAATCCGTTATCAAAAGCTGCCGTATCATCAAGGATGTGTGCTTCGGTCCTGGATCATACGTAAAAGGAGCAAACAAACTAAAAAACCTTACTGTTCAGTCATCTCTCCAGGAACCTACGCAAATAGGAGAAGGAGTAGAGTTAGTGAACGGGGTGATCGGATATGGTTGCCGTGTGTTCTATGGGGTAAAGGCGGTGCGCTTTGTACTGGGAAATAACTGCGCACTTAAATATGGTACCAGACTCATTCACTCAGTTTTAGGTGATAACTCCACGATTTCGTGTTGTGAGGTTCTTAACGCACTCATCTTTCCCTACCATGAACAACACCACAACAACTCTTTCCTCATCGCAGCACTCATACGTGGTCAGTCAAATATTGCTGCTGGCTCCACCATTGGGTCAAATCACAATACACGCAAAAATGACGGAGAAATTATTGCGGGACGAGGGTTCTGGTCAGGACTTGCAAGTACCCTCAAACATAATTGTCGTTTTGCTTCTTTCGTATTAATCACGGGGAAAAATTACCCCGCAGAACTTGATATTCCATTTCCTTTTAGTCTTGTCACCAACAATGAACGGGAAAACAGATTAGAAATCATGCCCGCGTACTACTGGCTCTACAACATGTATGCGATTGAACGCAACGAAAAAAAATTCGCTGCGCGAGACAAACGAAAAACGAAAACACAAACAGTAGAAATCTCTGTCTTCGCTCCCGACACAATAGGAGAAATTGAAAACGCACTCGCTTTACTAGACAGCGCGATAGAGCGCGCGTGGGTTAACGCGGGAAACAGCGCGCTCACTGCCGAAGACATTGTCCTCAAACATCCCACCAAAGCACAGACAATCCCCGTACTGCTCACCGGCATAGAACACTCCACCCGATCAACACTTGTGCTAAAACCCTTAGAAGCCCGCAAAGCATACCGAGACATACTCATATGGTACTGCACAAAAACGCTCCTGTCTTTCTTTGAGCAAACAACACGCTGCATCTCCCACTTTACTTCGCACGATCCTAAAACTATCACACACAACTGGGTAAACATGGGAGGACAACTCGTACCTGAAGATAAGTTTGAGACACTTCTACAAAACATTGAAACGGGAAAGTTCAAAAGTTGGCACCACATCCACAAAGAATACGACGCGCTTGCTGCCACGTACGAAACGGATAAAGCACTCCACGCCTATGCAGTGTTATGTTCTCTTGCACGAACAAGGATAGACGCACCGCTACTTTGCACCTACGTGCAACACGCAATTACCATCGAAAAGTACAGAGTAACACAAATTCACAAAACGAGATGCAAAGACTATCTGAACCCCTTTCGAGAAATCACATACCGAAACCCTCTGGAGCGCAATGCGGTGCTTGGTACACCAGAAGAAGACCAGCTCATTAGGACGACGGAAGAAGAATCGGCTCACCTTTGCGCATTATACGCAAGGTACATCGCGCCACCCCATCTCGGCTGA